DNA sequence from the Bubalus bubalis isolate 160015118507 breed Murrah chromosome 24, NDDB_SH_1, whole genome shotgun sequence genome:
GGAGTGGTCTCCTCATGTGGTCCTCCCTGCTGGGGTCTCTTCTCCATTTCTGTACCAGGTACAGGTTTGGTCCAGAGTCTCCCTGGGACCAAAAGCAGCCAGAGCCGTGGCTGGTTCCCCAGACCGGGACCTGCAGTGGGGCCGAGCCCATAGCCACTGTCATTTCTGATCTGCTGGGCTGAGAGTGGCGGATGGACCCAGGCAGGCCTGAGTTTGTGGATGCTAGAGGCAGGCACGACGGTCAGAAGCAATGACTCTGGCCCTCAGAACTCAGGAATTCTTAACTGTGCCCAGGAATTACCTGGGGTAAATGGAGGTCAGCACACCTGCAGGCTACGGGGTGAGGGACTGGACCCTAGCTTGCCAAGAAGCGTTTCTCCATGGCCCCTGCCCAGCTCCCTTTCAGCCACACCCCATGAAGCCCAGCCTTTGCTGGGGCCAGAAGGAATGCCCAGGAGCCGGGCCATCTGGCTATACCGTGCCCTTGCAGCGTGTGGGCACAgcctgcctggagcatcccaggtgGGACCAGAGATGACAGAGCGGGGCTTCCTTGCGGGCACTCTGGGCTATGCTGTGCACTCTCCACGGGCCCTCCTCCCGGTGCCCACAGGGCCCTGCACCCTGGCTGGTTCGCCGTCACTGCTCTTGCTCCATCAGCAGGTGCTGCAGCAGGAGCAGCCGTGGCGCTGGACTGGGACAGGCTTGGGACAAGGAAGGAGCAGCCACAAGTGGCAGAGGTGTCCTGGTGGCCACCAGCCCCGCCCTGGGCCTGAGCACACACTGTTTCCTGAAGGGTTGTCTGTGAACTTGCTCCTGTGGACCGCTGTATCCTGCCGCCCCCTCCTGGTCTTGCACAGCCACTGCATGGCCTCCTGTCACTGTGAACCGTGGCCAGTCTCAGTTGATAGTTCCTCATTAAATTGGCCCTTTCACTCCCCCACCCGAGGCCTCTGCTCTCTTGCCTGGCTTCCTTCTTTTGTGAGGGAAAGAGGGTGGGGGGCCTGCAGGTAGTTGGAAGGCAGGGGTCAAGACCTCAGGGTCTCAGTGCTTCTGCTGAACCCACTACCCAGGGACAATGCTGGTGTCTCAGTCCCTGGTTAAACCCACCAGAGCCCAGCCATGACTGCACCATCAGGCTTCCTTAATTGATAATGTCACCTGTCTCCACACCATGCGCTTGCCCATGGGGTCTGCAACCTGGAGACCCTTGCCAGCCAGAACTCGGGGTCATCAACCCTGCGGGGAGGTACCCTCGCTGCCTTGAGCAGGACAGAGCCACCGGGGATGAGGCGTCAGGTCTGCAGGCTGCTGGGCCCCCACCCCTCATCTGACTTGTGAAGGTGGGTGGGCTTGGTCAGTTACTGGAAAGTGTCCCcaccatttaattcttttttgagtaacactttcacagatTATCAATATATAGAACAGGTAATAaactcctattaaaataaatatttaagttcatttctattttaGACAATTGTTATATAATACAAGTATATGCTCttttaggtattaaaaaaaaaaggaaaactaaagcaCTCTTGAGAACTAGAAAACCGAGGGACCACATGGACGTCCACGTCCCTGAGAGGTGCTCACTGACTGCCCTGAGAGGCGGGTGCTGGGCAGGGACCGGCAGTGTTGGGAGAGCGAGGGGCTGCCGGGCACCGACAGGGATGGCGTCACCAAAAAGGAGGGAGGCGACTAGCAGAATCCACTTTATTGAGTGCAGAAGCATTTTCACAGGTCAGAGAAGACAGCCCATGGCCAAATTGACCCCGACTCGGGTGTCTGCTTGACAGGCATGAGGACTGGCTGCCCAGGACGGAGCTCCAGGACCTCTGAGGCGAGGCGAAAGCCCAACTTCTGGCTCCTAACCCCAGGAGAAGTCCAGAAAAAGAGCAGCCCATCTGGGGaggcccccaccctcccacagCTCTGGGGCCTGAACTTGCTGGCGATCTACTCCCGGCACAGGAAAGACACCCACCTAGGTGCAGACACAAGGAAAAGGGGAGCGAGCGAGCCTTGGGTCAGACGTGCGGGGGCCCTGGCAGCAGCGCTGGTCCCAGAGGCCTAGGCCAGCCTGCGGACTGCTCCTGCTGCCAGGGCCGGGGGGCTTGGGGGGCGGGCCTGCACCCAGCTCAGCGTTTGGCCCGCAGGCAGGATGCTGACAAGCAAAGGCTTCAGTCTCTGGCTTTTATTGGTTGCTTGTTTTCTCAAGGCCAGCATTAGGAAAGTCACCTGAGGTGGCAGTTTGGTCGTGGGTGGAGGCAGGGCGGGCCGGTGGACGGGAGGCAGCGCAGCATGGAACGGTGGGTCCTTCACATGGAGTACCAGGCCAGGAGGCCGGCGGCCAGGGCCACGCTGGCGGCCAGCAGGAACTGGAGGCCGGGCCTTCGCAGCATGGCCAGGGCTGCTCCAAAGGGGCAGCTGCTGCCTTCCAGGGCACCTGCGCAGCAGCACCGAGGGGACATGCTGTGAGTGGGGGCCAACACACCTGCCCCGGGCGCGCAGGACACGCGAGGCCTACCTTTGTCTAGCTGAGCAGCGTAGTAGGGGCACTTCCGCAAGTCTCCTTTCCCGTCGTGCATGGGAAGCCCGTCCTGCGTGGGCAGTTTGCTGTGTGCAGGAAGCCCGTCGTGCGCAGGGAGCCCGTCCTCCAGGGTTTCTTTGGCCAGCAAGGAGCCAGCCTGGTCCAGTTCATTGAACACCTGCAGGTGCAAAGGATAACAGCCATCACCAGCCTGTGTCCCCAGACGGGCCGAGCAGGCAGGGACGGCAATGTACAGGGCGGACACCTCCCCCAAGGGGGAGCTCTGGGAGGTGTGGCTGCACCTGTGCTGCCCAGGCTGAGAGCCCACAGCGGACACCCCCAGGGGGCAGACAGGAGAAAGGATAAAGCACTGCCCCCCACGCCGTGGGATCCCCAGCACGTTCTTGCTGGGTATTTCTAGCAAGAAacaggaaggtgggaggaggcagcCCTGGCAGGGCTGGCTGGTCCTGAGGGGCCCTCAGGCCTATACTCAGGCCGGCACTTCCCTGGAGcggagggcagggcctgggctcTGGACACAGAACCGGCCTGCCAGACTTGGGCCTAACAGCTACTTGTAAACGAAATCATTCTCTTTGGTTCTCTCTCCGAACTTACCAAGCAGGACTTTTCACAGCAACCCTTGCTAAAAAGGGGGACCTCCACATTCCTTCAGACCAGAAGCCTtgggtgagagggagggagataGCTCCCACCTTCCCGACCCTTCAACATGCTGGGGTGTCACCTTCCCAAAGCACCACACACAGGCTGTTGATCACACAGGATGGAAGCCTGACTGGGGTCGTGCCTGCTGGCCTGTCTAGTCGCTAGACTTGCGCTCAGGCAGCCTATCTGTCCGAGGGCACTGATGCCCCTCAAGAGGCTCTGGGGCAGCCCTGCCAGCAGACGCCCTTCCCGCCTGGCCCTGGCAGTACCTGCATGTTGAACTCAAAGGCCTTGTTGGCCTCCTCCACGATCTTCTCTTTGGTCTCTAGGTTCAGGTCGAGGGCGTTCATCCTGGCCCGGTACAACTGCTTGAACTGCTGTGCGTTGTTCACATTCTCAAACAGGTAGAACTGGGTCCCTTCCCCCGTACTGGGGAGTTTCAGGGCCCGCTGGGCCACCTTCTTCAGCACCTGGCCCCCCGAGAGGTCCCCCATGTAGCGGGTGTAGGCGTGGGCCACCAGCAGCTCTGGTTCGTTCTGCCCCACCTCGTGGATCCGCTCCACGTACTTCCGGGTGGCCTCGGAGCACTGCGCCTGCTCCTCCCAGTGCTCGCCGTAGAGATACTCCATGTCCCTGATCAGTGCCTTCTTCCGGTGTAGCTCCGTGGGGAAGTACAAGGGGGCAAAGGCTGGGTGGTCCTTGTTCCGGTCGATCTCCTCCTCCAAGGCGGAGTAGGTGAAGTACAGCGCGGTGGTGGCCAGCTGCCAAGGGTGATGGGGAGACCGTGGGAGAGGGCCAGGGCCTGGGCCAGCAACTCCCAAGCCCACT
Encoded proteins:
- the HMOX2 gene encoding heme oxygenase 2, translated to MSAELETSEGLDEPEKKISGVPEKENHTRMADLSELLKEGTKESHDRAENTQFVRDFLKGNIRKELFKLATTALYFTYSALEEEIDRNKDHPAFAPLYFPTELHRKKALIRDMEYLYGEHWEEQAQCSEATRKYVERIHEVGQNEPELLVAHAYTRYMGDLSGGQVLKKVAQRALKLPSTGEGTQFYLFENVNNAQQFKQLYRARMNALDLNLETKEKIVEEANKAFEFNMQVFNELDQAGSLLAKETLEDGLPAHDGLPAHSKLPTQDGLPMHDGKGDLRKCPYYAAQLDKGALEGSSCPFGAALAMLRRPGLQFLLAASVALAAGLLAWYSM